tggaattggagcAAGGATTCCGCCATCGGGTTTGAGTTTGGGGGTTGTTCGGGTTTGGGTTCACAGACGGAGACTAACCAAGGCGCTTTTGAAAAGTCACGTGCCTCATCACGTGATACTGGTACACGCACACCGTTGAAACACGAAATACACTCTGTTACTGATAGTTCATTTAACTCGTTTCAGTGTTAAACGCAAAGAAAGTGgaaaattgatgaaatttgaACATATGAGCCTAGATATTTCTACATTGTTCATAAAAAAATGTGatatttgaactttgaagtgtGCAAATTCTGTTGGGAGTAAAACATACAAGTCACTATGTGATTTGATTGCACCTCAACTTTTAGATATTCCCTTCATGTTAAATGTGATTTGAGGTTAAGGTATCATGTCGTTACATCGGtcattataaaaataaaaaaattacggAATTAAAGTGGAAATTTGATGTCCACGTCTCATACATTTATTGGTTCATTAAAATGAGTGATGAGACAGGTGATTCCGCCCAATATAAAATTACAGCTCAAAAATAATTTCCTAGTTTAACGGGGGCTATTAAAATGGAAGCTGCAAAAAGGAGCGCCTGGAGATCCGTATTTTCGAGccagccaaaaaaaaaacacgagACTCGCTCCCTCCTCCTGGCCGTGAGATCCCAGCTCCGGTTTGGCCGTTACGGTGCTGACGTGGCGGCGACGGCGGTGGTTTCGGCCATGATGAGGATGTGATATCGCTATGTTCTCGGAATAGACCAAGTCGGAGAGCGCATGGTCCTTCTCGTCCTCGTCGTCACCGAGACTGGCCGTGGTTCTCCGATTTGCGATCCAGAAACCTTCTAGAAGCTTCTCTTCAGCCCCCCGTTTCTGGAATCTTCGCCTTTGAAAGCTGCAGAGGTTCGGCGGGTTGGTTTCTTGTTTGTAGATATTAAAAattatctttttaatttatttgatttggCCAAAATGTCGAAACTTTGATCGAAATTTTAATGTGCATTGAAAAAGACTTcaaatttgtaatttgttgttttttatCCTGGTATTTCTGTAATGTGCAGCCATTTTAGTACTTAAAATAAACTCCTCTGAGAGTTTCACGTTACGAAAATGAGCCTGGCTTCGAGTTCATAGTCATCAAGTTTGGTATTTTGATTTGATATGAATATGGGGGAGGAATATTGATGTTGTATGATTTGGTTTGGTAGGATGTCGTTGAAGCACATTGTTCGCGAGCTGAGGGAAATGAGAGATGGGATTGGGAGCATGTCGAGGAGAGTGGGTGAGAGGAAGCTTCGGCACAGTCGGACCATGTCGCATATTTCTCCTGATCTGGCTTCAACCCCTACAACTCATGTGATTCAACAGGGTCAGTGGGCGAACATGCCTCCGGAGTTGCTGTTGGATATAATTGAGAGGGTTGAAGAGAGTGAGGCGTCGTGGCCTGCTCGGAAATCTGTCGTCTTTTGCGCTTCGGTTTGTAAGTCGTGGAGGGATGTTACGAGGGAGATTGTGAAAACTCCTGAAGAATGTGGAAGGCTCACATTTCCCATCTCGTTGAAGCAGGTATCATCTTGTACTTCATTGTCGAAAAATAGTATTTTTGTTGCTGTACTCACTGCGTCATCTGAAGTAGCATTACtttggtgtgattttgtgTAGCCGGGGCCTCGCGAGTCTCCAATGCAGTGCTTCATCAAAAGGGATAGAGCAACTTCCACATTTTACCTCTACTTTGGTCTGGTGCCTGGTGAGTCTAGTTCTTAATAGACATATTGTAACACATTGTTGCTTTATTGGTGCACGAACTGTGTCGATTAACTGAGAATAGCATTTCAACAGATAGTTGCTTCCCAACACAGTAAGATAAAGTATTGTCGGAATATTAGTCATAGTTCATTGAGATGACCTTATCTAGGAGTTATTTTGCTCCATCTGGCATTCTCTGTGTCTCAAATATTAACGACATAATAAAATGACCTGAATCATTTATGAGAGTAAAGTTTCCAGTAGCAATGTGGTGCTGACTTGTCTTGTTAATTGACAGGTGAGAGCGTGAGAGATAAAAAACTGTTGGCAGCCAAAAGGATCAGAAGGGCAACACGCACAGAGTTTGTTATATCATTGGTCGCAGATGATTTCTCTCGAGCTAGCAGCACATATGTTGGTAAACTGAGGTTAGTATTGTTACGACATTTGCAAATTCTTTTATCATCTATTCTTTATGTATGTTGAAATCTTATACCACAAACTTTTGCCAGGTCCAACTTCTTGGGCACCAAGTTTACCATATATGATAGCCAACCGACATGTGATGCAGTAGTCCAACCAAATTGTAGATCATCTCGAAGGTTTAGTTCTAAGCAGGTATCTCCAAGAGTTTCAGCATGTACCTACAATGTCGGGACTGTCTCTTATGAGCTCAATATTCTCCGCACTAGAGGCCCAAGAAGAATGCAGTGTGCTATGAACTCTATTCCTGTATCTTCTATTCAGGAGGGAGGTACCGCCCCAACACCAACATTTTTCCCACAAGTCTATGATGAACAATTTTCTCTCTCCCCTGGTTTAAAAGACAAGGAGCTAGTCACAGATTTCAACTCTATGCCATCTACACCCTTTTTGCAGTCACCACTTGTATCTGACCCGGGTGCCGAACCGCTGGTTTTGAAAAACAAGTCTCCAAGGTGGCATGAGCAGCTCCAATGCTGGTGCCTTAACTTCAGAGGCCGTGTTACAGTGGCTTCTGTTAAAAATTTCCAGCTTGTCGCATCTGTTGATCCATCCCACAATGTTTCGGCCGAACAGCAAGATAGGGTAATCTTGCAGTTTGGAAAGATTGGAAAAGACATCTTCACCATGGATTACCGCTACCCGCTGTCCTGTTTCCAAGCATTTGCAATCTGCTTAAGCACCTTCGACACCAAACCAGCCTGTGAATGAAGCATTGTAGAACATGATCATCATTTTCTGAATCTCTTTATTAATATTGAATGGCATGTATGATCATTATGTTTTACATAAAACTTCTTCATGCTTTGATCATGATGGAAATCGTTGATATGCAGTCAGTTGGCTGTTGTTCGTTTTGTCTCATTGGTACAACTGAAATTTAAATCAAGAGGTCGAATGACCGTCATCGATTGAAACATGTGATTTTCTAAACACCATTTGGTCTCCAGCATCACCATCTTCATTCATTCTAAATCCACTTGAGCTGTCAGTTCTGGAAAATTGAATTGATGATGGAACTCTGACAAGTGACAGCTGAAGGATGATTCGCGCAGATGAGTCATGCTTGGCACTTTAGGTGACATAGACTTCGTTTTCGTAATGGCATGAATTCTTGCTTTTGCAGTTTAGAATCTAATTAGTCGTATCCAAACAATTGCTCCAGTTCAAAATAGAGCTTGAAGTATAAGGATGTATTTTTAACAGAGCAATTAGGCCACACCAAAAGATGAAACTTCGAAGCTTGTTAACAGAGCtcaattgaaacttgaaaccaTTCAATGAATAGATCAAATAACATTATTTTTACCAGTGAACATGCAAATATATTACAAAGAAAAACTTCTCGGCTGTGTTTGGACTAGATTAGGATTCTAAGTTGAAACTCAAGGTCCAATCTTTCCATCCCTTTGCATGCTGGGCCGCATTTCTCACCTGATGGAAGCATGGGTAATGAACTCCCTTGAAGTGAACTGAAATGGCTGATGCGGAATAGGGTTCCTGCATAGCACAAATACTAAAAGATCACACCAAATTATTCAGCATCAACAATCAAACAGCAAGTGAAAGATACGCACGGTCTAGGGCCATAGAGTTTGATCTGGCGCACATGTGTGTCCCTCCCATTAAGATGATTTGATAACACAGAGATTTGCAGCATAAACGTGTTGACAAAAGTTTCCCTGCCACAAAAATCAGCATTATAGTATCAAAATTTGAAATCCAACATGAGAAACTATACAGCAATCCCACATGAATCTATTATGCCAATCATTTCTCAACCATACAAATGGCTGAGGATGTTTCACTGTCTTATAAAATGAATTAGCAAGGTGCTATTGAAATGAAATAGCAGGTGCCATTGAACCCAACTCAGTCAGATAGGTACACAAGTTTCAAATTTAGTGTTACACATTATTTATGTAAGCTCTTACAACACAAACTTAATGCAGTGACACAGCAATGTAGTCTAATCAAACTAAAAGTTTACAACCCAATAATTTTCTACACTGGTTAAGAAAACCAACAAATAGTCTCAGTGCTTACCTTGCATCATTTCCAGACAATGATATATGAATCCACCCCCTCGGCTTATCGAGCTCAACACTTTTTATGTCCTGAAATCAGCACTATTATCAAAGTTAACCACATTGGTGTGTAGCCTAAGATCCTATAACActatatataaacattaataCCTTCAAGTTGTGGAAGCCATCCCCAGCACGAATGGATATCTTAGATGGCGTATAGCTCTCATCAAGCTTGAAATCCACGTACAGAACAACAAGCTTGAATTTATACCAAACAAATCAGAAAAGTTCAGAACCCAGTTTAACAATATTTGAAAAAgagctaaaaaaaaaacaaagagcaGTGTACTttaacaattaacactcaCTTGGAGCTTCACTTTCTTCTGGAACTGAATGTTGACCGAATGAGGCTGAGCACCGTCGGATCTACAGACCAAAAAAGAAGATCAAACTAGAATCAAACTCAGTTCAGGTACGATGATAGAAGATAAGTGGGGAAGCAGAGACTGCCAGTAAGTGTCGAGATTGTCGTCGCGGAGATACGACACGCCGTTGCCGGATTTCCAGGAGCTGACGCTCCAGGCGGCGTTCTTGCCCATTTCTCGGAGATCGTCTTCCACCAACAGCACTTGGTTCCCTACTGTCAGCTTCCCTTCCTCTTCTCCCTCTGATGATTCCGCCATTCTCGGATTCCCTAAACCCAAGCCccccaaacaaacaaacaaaaaagaccCCTAAGTTGATCAAGTAGCTAAATTCCCAAGTGGAATCATAAACCCTAGATAAAGAAAATAGCTTAAAAAGCGCTAGGAGGAGGGCTCGAACCTCCGACCTTGTGGTTAACAGCCACACGCTCTAACCAACTGAGCTACCCCAGCTGTTGATGTGTCAGATACTTTATTACATATAGTATCGGTAGGATCTGGATGAAATGGACAGTTTGAGATGATGAGCAAGGAGTTGAAGAATATTCAAACTGCGACGAGGTTGTTGAATGGTTCTTTGCGCGAGGGTAGTGAAGAATTGTTCTTGCACGAGTCAGTGATGTAATTTAACTATTTAAGATGCAACATATTTGTctaaaaatttgatttaaaaatTAGAAGCATGGATGAGTGATTCGGTCAAAACGTGTATCTGAGTACTAAAAGACAATGTATAAGATGTGTCTTGAACTTCAAGAACCAAGGGATGAAGAGTCCTGGAAACCTGATGCAAAGATATTCAGTACATAAAAAATCTTTTAAAACCATTCAATTACATATCAACCTACTTAATACTATACATTTTGATCGATCAGGAGTATATATCGGAAAAGGAGCTTCTTCCTTTATGAATGAAGACTAAAAGCTCACAATCATGGCTTAAACTATGTTTGATCAGTATCAGCACAAAAACCCATCAATCCCCAACCCTATATACTTAACCTATGTCAATGACGATAATCATTCTTCAGTTCGAACCAGTGACTCTTTACAAGGCAGCTTCTGTGTTGATCTGCATTGCAGGACAAGCTGAAAGCATAGgcttcatttcttctttttcggtGAAAGAGAACTTGGTTTTGAGAATAGTGATCCAAAAAAAAGTGATGCCTTGGATGCTTTCTTCCCGTTTGGATGATTTCCAATGTCTCTAGGTAGCTCATCTGGAGGTGCCTCAGGCTCAGGCTCAGGCTCAGGTTCACCAGATTCATGCTCAGCGACATAGTCAATATCTCTCAAAAGACGTAGAACTTCCATTGCGTTTATCCTTGCTCTCTCTGTCCCATTGGTAGATGAATTGACAAGACCAGGAATAACACCCTCTTCCATGACCAAACGACAATAGTCAATGCGCTGAGAGCATAAAGAAAGGAGGATATCAACGGCATGCTCTTGATGCTCTTTACTGCCATACTCTAGGacttcaacaacagaagcaaTGCATCCATCAGTTTCAACAATAGAAATCCTGGCCCGGTCAGAATCACACAGATTTTTCAATACAGAGACACAATTTCCACTAAGAGCACTGTCTCGAAAGAGAGGAACCAAATTTGGGATGCACTCCAAGGATACCATCTCCGAACAAACATCTCTACTGAGAGACAAGTTGTACAAAATTTTAAGGGCTTTCCCTTGTATACTACTGATCTGGGAGTCGAGAAGGGTCAGAATGGATTTGAGTGCACCAGATGATGAGATGTTACCTCTACAATCCTCGTGGACAGACAGAATTTCCATTACGGCAAGACCTTCTTCCTTTACCTTTGAATCAAGAGAAGATACTAACAGACTATATGTGTCTTCACAAAAATAAGATATTCCATTTCTGCAGGGtaacaagaaaaatattaatgATTTGTTCACACCGATCCATATGTAAGAGCAAAAGCACAATCAATAATACAGTTAGAACAAGCAAAAGGCACATACAAGAAAAACCTACAAT
This genomic interval from Argentina anserina chromosome 1, drPotAnse1.1, whole genome shotgun sequence contains the following:
- the LOC126789924 gene encoding tubby-like F-box protein 5: MSLKHIVRELREMRDGIGSMSRRVGERKLRHSRTMSHISPDLASTPTTHVIQQGQWANMPPELLLDIIERVEESEASWPARKSVVFCASVCKSWRDVTREIVKTPEECGRLTFPISLKQPGPRESPMQCFIKRDRATSTFYLYFGLVPGESVRDKKLLAAKRIRRATRTEFVISLVADDFSRASSTYVGKLRSNFLGTKFTIYDSQPTCDAVVQPNCRSSRRFSSKQVSPRVSACTYNVGTVSYELNILRTRGPRRMQCAMNSIPVSSIQEGGTAPTPTFFPQVYDEQFSLSPGLKDKELVTDFNSMPSTPFLQSPLVSDPGAEPLVLKNKSPRWHEQLQCWCLNFRGRVTVASVKNFQLVASVDPSHNVSAEQQDRVILQFGKIGKDIFTMDYRYPLSCFQAFAICLSTFDTKPACE
- the LOC126790042 gene encoding anaphase-promoting complex subunit 10, whose translation is MAESSEGEEEGKLTVGNQVLLVEDDLREMGKNAAWSVSSWKSGNGVSYLRDDNLDTYWQSDGAQPHSVNIQFQKKVKLQLVVLYVDFKLDESYTPSKISIRAGDGFHNLKDIKSVELDKPRGWIHISLSGNDARETFVNTFMLQISVLSNHLNGRDTHVRQIKLYGPRPNPIPHQPFQFTSREFITHASIR